One Sylvia atricapilla isolate bSylAtr1 chromosome 24, bSylAtr1.pri, whole genome shotgun sequence genomic window carries:
- the XKR8 gene encoding XK-related protein 8, with translation MSPRAAPPRFGPLQLLLAAAGTVAATLDLCMDGWVAAEYARRGHPGWAALSLSLLAAASAAAQACSWLWLRSDPPALRPAVPGPLLAALHLLQLGFFLRCLHALKVGWKVCWAKAEEEDEQRHMAFLCHDISMLRLFETFLENTPQLTLLFYIILRTNKAELSQGLGMGTAFLCVSWSLLDYHQSLRSFLQDKYELSRGSSVIYFLWNLFLICPRILVVALFALLWPYGVAVHFPLVWLAMFLWVSLQGTDFMESPGPERLYRAMVAVILYFSWFNVAQGRTLHRSIIYHGFILVDSTLLALAWLWGPAPSEEHSYLLPVVSAALPCYLLGLGLKVTYYKWLHPNVQVQQEGRRDEVDASGGSDEVEFRSFLEPDLVNRRMQWLAQTHFAFSQPARQHFLNGAAAAESAV, from the exons ATGTCTCCGCgagcggccccgccgcgctTCGGGccgctgcagctgctgctggcggcggcggggacggTGGCGGCGACGCTGGACCTGTGCATGGACGGGTGGGTGGCGGCCGAGTACGCGCGGCGCGGGCACCCCGGCTGGGCCGCGCTGTCCCTGTCGCTGCTcgccgccgcctcggccgccGCCCAGGCCTgcagctggctgtggctgcGCTCCGACCCGCCCGCGCTGCGCCCCGCCGTGCCCGGGCCGCTGCTCGCCGCCCTGCACCTCCTACAGCTCGGCTTCTTCCTGAG GTGCCTCCATGCGCTGAAGGTGGGCTGGAAGGTGTGCTGGGccaaggcagaggaggaggatgagcagAGACACATGGCCTTCCTCTGCCACGACATCAGCATGCTGCGTCTCTTCGAGACCTTCCTGGAGAACACCCCGCAGCTCACCCTGCTCTTCTACATTATCCTGCGGACGAACAAGGCTGAGCTCTCCCAGG GCCTGGGAATGGGCACGGCGTTCCTGTGTGTGTCCTGGTCTCTGCTGGATTACCACCAGTCCCTGCGCTCCTTCCTGCAGGACAAGTACGAGCTGAGCCGGGGCTCTTCCGTCATCTACTTCCTGTGGAACCTCTTCCTCATCTGCCCCCGCATCCTGGTGGTCGCCCTCtttgccctgctctggccctaTGGTGTGGCTGTGCACTTCCCACTGGTGTGGCTGGCCATGTTCCTCTGGGTCAGCCTGCAGGGCACGGACTTCATGGAATCCCCGGGCCCCGAGCGGCTTTACCGGGCCATGGTGGCCGTGATCCTCTACTTCAGCTGGTTCAACGTGGCCCAGGGGAGGACTCTGCACCGCAGCATCATCTACCACGGCTTCATCCTGGTGGACAGCACGCTGCTGGCCCTGGCCTGGCTCTGGGGCCCGGCTCCCTCTGAGGAGCACTCCTACCTCCTGCCGGTGgtctctgctgccctgccctgctacctgctggggctggggctgaaggTCACCTACTACAAGTGGCTGCACCCCAACGTGCAGGTGCAGCAGGAAGGCAGACGAGACGAGGTGGATGCCAGTGGAGGGAGCGATGAGGTTGAGTTTCGCTCGTTTTTGGAGCCAGACCTTGTGAACAGGAGGATGCAGTGGCTGGCCCAGACCCACTTTGCCTTTTCCCAGCCGGCACGGCAGCACTTCCTGAacggggctgctgctgcagagtctGCAGTTTGA
- the RPA2 gene encoding replication protein A 32 kDa subunit: MWSGHGNFDGGYGGMGGAGPPGGYTQSPGGFGSPAGGQAEKKQRSRSQNIVPCTVSQLLAAEQVDETFRICDVEISQVTVVGIVRHAEKAPTNILYKVDDMTAAPMDVRQWVDTDEAGGENVVVPPGTYVKVAGHLRSFQNKKSLVAFKIMPLENMNEFTTHILEIVNAHMMLRKNLMSASRVPQSFSSTGISDMGGYRGGGSLPVNGLTPYQSQVLNLIKSCHVPEGVSLQDLKQQLHSMSMSTIKQAVEFLSSEGHIYSTVDDDHYKSTDAD; this comes from the exons ATGTGGAGCGGGCACG GAAACTTCGATGGCGGGTACGGCGGCATGGGCGGCGCGGGGCCCCCGGGCGGCTACACGCAGTCCCCGGGCGGGTTCGGGTCGCCCGCCGGCGGCCAGGCGGAGAAGAAGCAG CGGAGCCGCTCGCAGAACATCGTGCCCTGCACCGTGTCGCAGCTGCTGGCCGCCGAGCAGGTCGACGAGACCTTCCGGATCTGCGATGTGGAGATCTCGCAG GTCACCGTGGTGGGCATCGTCCGGCACGCCGAGAAGGCGCCCACCAACATCCTCTACAAAGTGGACGACATGACGGCGGCCCCAATGGACGTCAGGCAGTGGGTTGATACCGAT GAGGCAGGAGGTGAGAATGTTGTGGTACCTCCAGGAACTTACGTTAAAGTAGCTGGTCACCTTCGGTCATTCCAG AATAAGAAGAGCTTGGTAGCATTTAAGATCATGCCTCTGGAAAATATGAATGAGTTCACCACACACATACTAGAAATTGTCAATGCACATATGATGCTCAGAAAAAATCTTATG TCAGCATCAAGAGTGCCACAGTCCTTTTCCTCCACTGGGATAAGTGACATGGGGGGCTACAGAGGAGGTGGCAGCCTGCCAGTGAACGGGCTCACGCCGTACCAGAGCCAG GTGCTGAACTTGATCAAAAGTTGCCATGTCCCAGAGGGGGTGAGTCTACAAGACCTGAAACAACAGCTCCACAGTATGAGTATGTCAACGATCAA GCAAGCTGTGGAATTCCTCAGCAGCGAGGGACACATCTACTCCACGGTGGATGATGATCACTACAAGTCAACAGATGCTGACTAA
- the SMPDL3B gene encoding acid sphingomyelinase-like phosphodiesterase 3b: MWRGQVVVPLLLCLLTVALPGASGGSGRFWHLTDLHWDPGYEAAAAAGRPCPSGGDRSGPAGPWGSYLCDSPWSLLELAARAMREHLATPDFVLWTGDDTPHVPNEQLGEEKVLYIIANLTSLIKETFPGTKVYAAIGNHDFHPKNQFPGKEHRIYHQTAELWRSWLSDASLPLFRAGGFYSEKLPGPGMRGRIVVLNTNLYYDQNDETAGEEDPAGQFQWLEETLINASRADEMVYIVGHVPPGFFEKKRGKPWFRSGFNQRYLGIVQRHHRVIAAQFFGHHHTDSFRMFYSDTGAPINAMFLAPGVTPWKTTLPGVSNGANNPALRVIDYDRDTLQVLDMVTYYLNLTHANMVASRQNKVLPAWEEEYRLTEAFQVPDGSASSMQMVLERISRDPHYLQLYYEFNSARYDLELCKQECRVDHLCAIREVDFIKYEECVKTSNSASAASSVWLLVFCMFLGFLSPQ, from the exons ATGTGGAGGGGCCAGGTCGTGGTGCCGCTCTTACTGTGCTTACTGACCGTGGCTCTGCCCGGTGCGAGCGGCGGCTCCGGCAGGTTCTGGCACCTCACGGACCTGCACTGGGACCCCGGCTatgaggcggcggcggcggcgggacggCCGTGCCCCTCGGGCGGCGATCGGAGCGGGCCCGCCGGGCCGTGGGGCAGCTACCTGTGTGATTCGCCCTGGAGCCTGCTCGAGTTGGCCGCCCGGGCCATGCGGGAGCACCTGGCCACGCCGGACTTCGTGCTCTGGACCGG AGATGACACTCCCCATGTCCCCAATGAGCAGCTCGGAGAAGAAAAGGTTCTGTACATAATCGCAAATCTGACTTCTCTGATAAAAGAGACATTTCCAG GTACTAAGGTCTATGCAGCGATAGGCAATCATGACTTCCACCCCAAGAATCAGTTTCCCGGGAAGGAGCACAGGATCTACCACCAAACAGCAGAACTGTGGCGGTCCTGGCTGAGTGAtgcctcccttcctctcttcaGAGCAG GAGGTTTCTACAGTGAGAAGCTGCCTGGCCCAGGGATGAGGGGACGGATAGTTGTCCTCAACACCAACCTGTACTATGACCAGAACGATGAGACAGCTGGTGAGGAGGATCCTGCAGGGCAGTTCCAGTGGCTGGAAGAAACACTGATCAACGCCTCTAGAGCAGATGAAATG GTTTACATTGTGGGGCACGTCCCTCCTGGCTTCTTTGAGAAGAAACGGGGCAAGCCCTGGTTCAGGAGTGGCTTCAACCAGCGGTACCTGGGGATTGTGCAGAGGCACCACAGGGTGATTGCTGCCCAGTTCTTTGGGCACCATCACACAGACAGCTTCCGCATGTTCTACAGCGACACAG GTGCTCCCATCAATGCCATGTTCCTGGCCCCTGGAGTGACTCCCTGGAAAACAACATTACCTGGAGTGAGCAATGGAGCCAACAACCCTGCACTTCGGGTGATCGACTATGACCGGGACACCCTTCAGGTCTTG gATATGGTGACTTACTACTTGAACCTTACTCATGCCAACATGGTGGCCTCACGACAGAACAAAGTGCTCCCAGCGTGGGAGGAAGAGTACAGGCTGACTGAAGCCTTCCAGGTCCCTGATGGCTCTGCAAGCTCCATGCAGATGGTGCTGGAGAGGATCTCGAGGGACCCACACTACCTGCAGCTGTACTATGAGTTTAACTCTGCCAGATATGACCTGGAGCTGTGCAAGCAGGAATGCCGTGTGGATCACCTGTGTGCCATCAGGGAAGTCGATTTTATAAAGTACGAGGAGTGTGTGAAAACCAGCaactctgcctctgctgccagcagtgtttGGCTTTTGGTTTTCTGCATGTTCTTAGGATTTCTCAGTCCTCAGTGA